In a single window of the Necator americanus strain Aroian chromosome X, whole genome shotgun sequence genome:
- a CDS encoding hypothetical protein (NECATOR_CHRX.G25372.T1) codes for MRFDDNRWTRAVSDWVPRDIKRTTGRPPTRWSDFFTKSLKEKYDALRVPRERRNHWATLARDRDKWKNYWRPLDQFEDQRESR; via the coding sequence atgcgctttgatgacaaccgttggaccagagccgtgagcgactgggttccccgcgatattaagcgcactacaggaagaccgccgacccgatggtcagatttcttcacgaagtccttgaaagaaaaatatgatgctcttcgtgtcccacgcgaaaggaggaaccactgggctactctggcacgcgatcgggacaaatggaagaattactggcgcccgctcgaccagttcgaagatcaacgggagtcaaggtga
- a CDS encoding hypothetical protein (NECATOR_CHRX.G25374.T1), producing the protein MAICTYNARTLASEAAIEDLMMQAKKIKYDVIGLTETRRRHPLNAVYETGEELFLGTCDSRGVGGVGVLVNTSMAKNIDSFEQLTTRIGRLRMRRCGPIPALTIFVVYAPTSSYEEEEVEAFYMDLEKFYQEDHAFYKVIVGDFNAKVGPRRTPEELHNGTRGLQWNDQGERLSEFVMTTKTIHGNSQFQKPSSLRWTWESPGGGYRNEIDHIIVNKRFCLTDVGVVPKLYTGSDHRLLRGRFSFTRRAEKAAKFRERNPRTTINWDLFATLAGFWEDSAMDNIDEEYDRLVEHLHDCAKKAESFKTTKRRLSLETLELIRQRGAARAAGNQELTSELARLCREAIKEDLKERRAEVLAEAAEAGKSIRYARRNFASRKTRMTAFRNPKGTAIASRRGDGENHLRLLL; encoded by the coding sequence atggcgatctgtacttataacgcacgtacgcttgcatcggaagcggccatcgaagatctgatgatgcaagccaagaagatcaagtacgacgtcatcggactgaccgagacgagacgacgtcaccctctcaacgccgtatatgaaactggagaagaactgttcttaggaacatgcgacagtagaggtgttggtggagttggcgtcctcgtcaacacgagtatggcaaagaacatcgactcttttgaacaacttacgacccgaatcggacgtctgcggatgagaagatgtggcccaataccagctttgactatcttcgtcgtttacgctccaacatcaagctacgaagaagaagaagtcgaagctttctatatggacctggagaagttctaccaagaagatcatgccttctacaaggtcatagttggcgatttcaacgctaaggttggcccaagaagaacgccagAGGAACTTCACAACGGGACCcgcggcctacaatggaatgaccagggagagaggctctccgagttcgtcatgacgactaagaccatccatgggaactcgcaatttcagaagccctcttctttacgctggacgtgggagtcacccggtggagggtaccgtaatgaaatagaccacatcatcgtcaataaaaggttctgcctgacggacgtcggtgttgtaccaaagctctatacgggatcggaccatcgcctcctccgaggaagattttccttcacaaggagagcagagaaagccgccaaattcagagagagaaatcccaggactaccatcaactgggatctcttcgctacgctagccggcttttgggaagattctgcaatggacaacatcgacgaggaatatgaccggcttgtcgaacaccttcacgactgcgcgaagaaggctgagagttttaaaaccaccaagaggcgcctgtctcttgaaactcttgagctgatacgccagcgtggagcagcacgagccgcagggaaccaagaactcacgtccgagctcgcaaggctttgccgagaggcgataaaggaagaccttaaagagagaagagcagaagtgctggctgaagctgcagaggcggggaaaagcatccgctatgcccgtcgaaacttcgccagtcgcaagacgaggatgactgctttccgaaacccaaagggaacagccattgcatcgagaaggggggatggagaaaatcatctacgacttctactctga
- a CDS encoding hypothetical protein (NECATOR_CHRX.G25371.T1) has protein sequence MDKDLANLSIFMNDKKPITSCLENNLTWTLDGLHRQVDTAATIRGDWMHMKGDPALTFGAPKEQVIILNRILRAASVAKEKIVRVVSNYLLTSKWYAAQVDPVRLLEWRQVQRKTADISEVIPMANEETKRLSTLIKDVESELLQEQQQDIHALTLQVRELESRTNATKTDEEEKSDTMNNTTSPKRLQLTGLQVQVKCKTRHAQQVSPNHEQVNDEYYDNDVYYKTPKNNQEPRSDPDYFEQMIDEVKEYSEDEPMDEDHVPALQNTSSDEEDARDNNKEIDDEMWRRKRLREDLLQMEQVLRNFTFGKIGESSRGIKSWIKCAFCNRVGQHFSDSCPQSTDGDKRYNIVRYGGLCKHCLDQCPPDKCKFKPRRCWYCERIRGTIAEDLMPDDGRHHRALCNVRNQTRGTPHDAGSRSSRKSSTDEDQWWAGVSTSRLHLICIIDRGIILL, from the exons ATGGACAAAGATCTCGCCAATCTGTCGATATTCATGAATGACAAGAAACCAATTACAAGTTGCCTCGAAAACAATCTCACGTGGACACTGGACGGCCTTCACCGGCAAGTTGATACTGCAGCAACTATCCGAGGGGACTGGATGCACATGAAGGGAGACCCAGCCTTAACCTTTGGAGCCCCAAAAGAACAAGTTATCATCCTTAATCGGATTCTCAGAGCAGCAAGCGTTGCAAAGGAAAAGATTGTTAGAGTAGTGTCGAATTACCTGCTGACCAGTAAATGGTATGCCGCACAAGTTGACCCCGTCCGACTCTTGGAATGGAGACAGGTTCAGCGGAAAACGGCGGATATTTCCGAAGTCATTCCAATGGCTAACGAGGAAACGAAACGCCTTTCCACACTCATCAAGGATGTCGAAAGCGAATT ACTGCAAGAGCAACAACAGGACATCCACGCCTTGACACTACAAGTTCGAGAACTGGAATCCAGAACAAACGCGACGAAAAcagatgaagaggaaaaatccgATACGATGAACAACACGACATCACCAAAAAGGCTACAATTGACTGGCCTACAAGTACAAGTAAAATGCAAAACACGGCACGCACAACAAGTTTCTCCTAATCACGAACAAGTGAACGATGAATACTATGACAATGACGTTTACTACAAGACTCCGAAAAACAATCAAGAACCAAGGTCAGATCCTGATTACTTCGAACAGATGATTGACGAGGTAAAGGAATATAGCGAAGACGAGCCGATGGATGAAGACCACGTACCTGCGTTACAAAACACTTCAAGCGATGAGGAAGACGCGCGCGATaacaacaaagaaatagaTGACGAAATGTGGAGACGCAAAAGATTACGTGAAGACCTACTGCAGATGGAACAAGTTCTTCGGAATTTTACATTCGGAAAAATCGGAGAATCCTCACGCGGTATTAAAAGCTGGATAAAATGCGCCTTCTGCAACAGAGTCGGCCAACATTTTTCTGACTCCTGCCCACAATCAACAGATGGCGATAAACGGTACAATATTGTACGTTATGGAGGACTCTGCAAGCACTGCCTTGATCAATGCCCACCTGACAAGTGCAAGTTCAAGCCGAGACGATGTTGGTACTGTGAAAGAATTAGAGGAACTATCGCAGAGGACCTAATGCCAGACGACGGAAGACATCATCGCGCCCTTTGCAATGTACGCAACCAAACGCGAGGAACACCTCACGACGCAGGATCGAGAAGCTCAAGAAAAAGCTCGACGGATGAGGACCAATGGTGGGCGGGAGTGTCGACAAGTCGACTACACTTGATTTGTATTATAGATAGGGGCATTATTTTGCTCTAG
- a CDS encoding hypothetical protein (NECATOR_CHRX.G25373.T1), producing the protein MSVRNRTAPGPDKIRPEHLKSLPPVLINTLARLFTRYLSECKVPKQWKTSKTVLLYKKGDPHGIGNYRPICLLSVIYKLFTRVILNRIEKVLDEGQPCEQAGFRKGFSTIDHIHTVSKLIEVSREYKMPLCLTFIDLKKAFDSVETEAVVEALDNQGVPTQYIKVLRELYSNFTTGISPFYKNIIIDVKRGVRQGDTISPKIFTATLENAMRKLEWDDMGVKVDGRQLHHLRFADDIVLVTPSIRQAERMLTEFDETCGCIGLQLNLQKTMFMRNGWVSDAPFTLNGTNISECTSYVYLGRELNMMNDLTSELGRRARAAWEVYKSIEDVVKKTRNTRLRANLFNTTVLPALTYASETWAFRKQEENAVSVIERAIERVMLGVSRFTQVRDGIRSSLLRQRSKIRSKTIEDD; encoded by the coding sequence atgtcggtaagaaatcgtacggcacccggtcccgacaaaataagaccagaacacctgaagagccttccgccagtactcatcaacaccctggcgaggctctttacacgttatctgtcggaatgcaaggttcctaaacagtggaagaccagcaagaccgtgttgttgtataaaaagggagatccacatggcatcggcaactatcgcccaatctgcctactgtccgtcatctacaagctcttcacaagagtaatccttaataggattgaaaaagtcttggatgaaggacagccatgcgagcaagcagggtttcgaaaaggattcagcacgattgaccacattcacactgtttcgaaactcatcgaggtatcacgagagtacaagatgccgctctgtctcaccttcatcgacttaaagaaggctttcgactcggttgagacggaagcggtcgtggaagccttggacaaccaaggtgtccctactcagtatataaaggtacttcgagagttgtacagtaacttcacgaccggaatttcgccattctacaagaacatcatcattgacgtgaagaggggggtccgacagggtgatacaatttcacccaaaatattcacagccaccctcgagaacgcaatgcgaaagttggaatgggacgacatgggagtgaaggttgatggtcggcagctacaccatttgcgctttgctgatgacatcgtactggtaacacctagcatcaggcaagcggaacgaatgctgaccgaattcgacgaaacatgtggatgcatcggtcttcagctgaatctacaaaagacgatgttcatgcggaacggatgggtctcggatgccccattcacgctcaacggaacgaacatatccgaatgcaccagctacgtttatctgggtcgggaactgaacatgatgaacgacctgacctccgagctgggcagaagggcACGAGCAGCTTGGGAAGtatataagagcatcgaggatgtagtgaagaagaccaggaacacccgacTCCGTGCtaacctcttcaacaccaccgtacttcctgctttgacctatgcttcggaaacctgggcatttcgcaagcaggaagaaaacgcggtgagcgtcattgaacgcgcaattgagagagtgatgctaggagtatcccgtttcacgcaagtgagggacgggattcgaagttctctcctacgtcaacgatcgaagattagatcGAAAACGATCGAAGacgattag